From the genome of Phycodurus eques isolate BA_2022a chromosome 22, UOR_Pequ_1.1, whole genome shotgun sequence, one region includes:
- the grip1 gene encoding glutamate receptor-interacting protein 1 isoform X7: protein MERFLALLRLLQRRRRRRYRADDDYQEGYDDVYFYTSKYHTRLLHEGPYSKDSAGSRPSDGALAIRRQSIPDEFRGCTLVELMKKEGTTLGLTVSGGIDKDGKPRVSNLRQGGIAARSDQLNVGDYIRSVNGINLAKFRHDEIISLLKNVGERVLLEVEYELPPVSVQGSGVTFKTVEVTLHKEGNSFGFVIRGGASEDRNKCRPVVIATVRSGGPADREGSIKPGDRLLSIDGIRLHGNTLAEAMSVLKQSGQEATVLLEYDVSVMDSVSSASGPLLVEVAKATGSSLGVALSSSMFCSKQVIVIDKVKPASIADRCGALYAGDHILSVDGKSMEFCSLAEATQLLSASCHNVRMEILPQHQARPALNAPQQVKVQRSARPLPWETGTSAPILPPYHYNTYHPDQSGARSHNRHTNNPSLGHTFSPGSMSAYSLSSLNMTIPRNAYPTSPRGTLMRKKHKKKDFKSSLSLASSTVGLAGQVVHTETTEVTLLGDGVVGFGLQLQGGVFATETLSSPPLIAYIDPDSPAERCGILQIGDRILSINGVPTEDSTLEETNQLLRDSSITAQLILEMEFDVAESVIPSSGTFHVKLPKKPGVELGITISSPSNRKAGDPLIISDIKKGSVAHRTGTLELGDKLLAIDNIRVETCSMEEAAQILQQCEELVKLKIRKDEDNSDEQEVSGSIIYTVELQRYGGPLGITISGTEEPFDPIVISSLTKGGLAERTGAIHVGDRILAINSSSLKGKPLSEAISLLQQAGETVTLKIKKHGELSSPKSRAIGEGGEEPLVVAAPPSGQGMFGTLPSVDSAVESWDGSNMDASFTSPVPSFQSSPFTFHEWRDAKTSNNQSPASSRQRTDPPSDLSGLHDDWEHAALGGFTVGHDGTEPDQEENFWSQALEDLETCGHSGILRELEATIMSGSTLSLNHEPVHSRTSLGRQASFQERSSTRPQATPRSNTLPSDPQRRAFAMKKMRQEVNDILNQTPVELHKLTLEKSSDSDDFGFSVSDGVVDRGVYVNNIRGGGPAERGGLRAYDRLLQINHVRTRDFDCCLVVPLIAESSNRLDLVISRNPASSANPLTNHTEGTVGSHALQPIGSRKEACEDSSEDAAPIKWKKPGDGLGAGRVTNTSV from the exons ATGGAGCGCTTCCTGGCTCTCCTGCGCCTGCTCCAGAGAAGGCGCAGGAGGAGGTACCGCGCCGACGACGACTACCAGGAAGGTTACGACGACGTCTACTTCTACACCAGCAAGTACCACACGCGCCTGCTAC ATGAAGGTCCGTACAGCAAAGACTCGGCGGGCTCGCGACCGTCAGACGGCGCGCTGGCCATCAGGAGGCAGAGCATACCAg ACGAGTTCCGGGGATGCACGCTGGTGGAGTTGATGAAGAAGGAGGGCACCACGCTGGGGCTGACCGTGTCGGGCGGGATCGACAAGGACGGGAAGCCGCGGGTGTCCAACCTGAGGCAAGGAGGAATCGCCGCCAG GAGCGACCAGCTGAACGTCGGCGACTACATCCGCTCGGTGAACGGCATCAACTTGGCCAAGTTCCGTCACGACGAGATCATCAGTCTGCTGAAGAACGTGGGCGAGCGGGTGCTGCTGGAGGTGGAGTACGAGCTGCCGCCCGTCT CCGTGCAGGGTTCGGGCGTCACGTTCAAGACGGTGGAGGTGACGCTCCACAAGGAAGGGAACAGCTTCGGATTCGTCATCAGAG GCGGAGCCAGCGAAGACAGGAACAAGTGTCGGCCCGTCGTCATAGCAACCGTACGCTCAGGAGGGCCAGCTGACAG ggAGGGCAGCATCAAACCTGGCGACCGTCTGCTGAGCATCGACGGCATCCGTCTCCACGGCAACACGCTGGCGGAGGCCATGAGCGTCCTGAAGCAGAGCGGCCAGGAAGCGACCGTGCTGCTGGAGTACGACGTCTCCGTCATGG ACTCCGTGTCCTCGGCTTCGGGTCCTCTGCTGGTGGAGGTCGCCAAGGCGACGGGCTCCAGCCTGGGCGTGGCTCTGTCTTCGTCCATGTTCTGCAGCAAGCAGGTCATCGTCATTGACAAAGTTAAACCGGCCAGCATAGCCGACAG gtGCGGCGCTCTCTACGCAGGAGATCACATCCTGTCCGTGGACGGCAAATCTATGGAGTTCTGCTCTCTGGCCGAAGCCACGCAGCTGCTGTCCGCCTCCTGCCACAACGTCCGCATGGAGATCCTGCCCCAGCACCAGGCCCGACCGGCCCTGAACGCACCGCAGCAAG tCAAGGTGCAGCGTTCTGCCCGCCCCCTCCCCTGGGAGACGGGAACCTCCGCCCCCATCCTCCCCCCTTACCACTACAACACGTACCACCCTGACCAATCGGGCGCCAGGTCGCACAACCGCCATACAAACAACCCGT CGTTGGGCCACACGTTCTCTCCGGGCTCCATGTCGGCGTACAGTCTGTCGTCGCTCAACATGACCATCCCGAGGAACGCGTACCCCACGAGTCCGCGGGGCACGCTCATGAGGAAGAAGCACAAGAAGAAGGACTTCAAGAGCTCCT TGTCCCTGGCGTCCAGCACAGTGGGGCTGGCCGGTCAGGTGGTCCACACGGAGACCACGGAGGTGACGTTGCTAGGCGACGGCGTCGTGGGCTTCGGCCTGCAGCTGCAAGGCGGCGTCTTCGCCACCGAGACGCTCTCGTCGCCGCCGCTCATCGCTTACATCGACCCCGACAGTCCTGCCGAAAG atgtgGCATCCTGCAGATCGGCGACAGGATCTTGTCCATAAATGGAGTTCCTACAGAAGACTCCACTTTGGAAGAAACCAATCAGCTGCTCAGAGACTCCTCCATTACTGCACAACTCATCTTGGAGATGGAGTTTGACGTGGCTG AATCGGTCATCCCGTCGTCCGGAACGTTCCATGTGAAGCTCCCCAAGAAACCGGGAGTGGAGTTGGGAATCACCATCAGCT CGCCATCGAACAGAAAAGCAGGAGACCCTCTCATCATTTCGGACATCAAGAAGGGCAGCGTTGCTCacag GACGGGGACGCTGGAGCTGGGAGACAAGCTGCTGGCCATCGACAACATCCGCGTGGAGACGTGCTCCATGGAGGAGGCCGCGCAGATCCTGCAGCAGTGCGAGGAGCTCGTCAAGCTCAAAATACGCAAAGACGAGGACAACTCCG ACGAGCAGGAGGTGTCGGGGAGCATCATCTACACGGTGGAGCTGCAACGCTACGGAGGCCCGCTGGGGATCACCATCTCGGGCACCGAGGAGCCTTTCGACCCCATCGTCATCTCCTCGCTCACCAAGGGAGGCCTGGCAGAGAG GACCGGCGCCATCCACGTGGGCGACCGCATCCTGGCCATCAACAGCAGCAGCCTGAAGGGCAAACCCCTGAGCGAGGCCATCAGTCTCCTGCAGCAGGCGGGCGAGACGGTCACGCTCAAGATCAAGAAGCACGGCGAGC TGTCCAGTCCCAAGTCGCGCGCGATCGGCGAGGGAGGGGAGGAGCCCCTCGTCGTGGCGGCGCCCCCTTCGGGGCAGGGGATGTTCGGCACGCTGCCGTCCGTCGACAGCGCGGTCGAGTCCTGGGACGGTTCCAACATGGACGCCAGCTTCACCAGCCCGG TTCCTTCCTTCCAGTCGTCACCGTTCACCTTCCACGAGTGGCGCGACGCCAAGACGAGCAACAACCAATCGCCCGCCTCCTCTCGCCAGAGAACCGATCCGCCGTCAGACCTGTCAGGCCTCCACGACGACTGGGAACACGCCGCGCTCGGCGG GTTCACGGTTGGTCATGACGGGACAGAACCGGACCAGGAGGAGAACTTCTGGTCTCAGGCTCTGGAGGATCTGGAGACGTGCGGACACAGTGGAATCCTCAGAGAACTGGAG GCAACCATCATGTCCGGCTCCACCCTCAGTCTGAACCACGAGCCGGTGCACTCTCGAACCTCGTTGGGCCGCCAGGCCAGCTTCCAGGAACGCAGCAGCACCCGCCCCCAG GCGACCCCGCGCTCCAACACCTTGCCCTCCGACCCCCAGCGCCGAGCCTTCGCCATGAAGAAGATGAGACAGGAAGTCAACGACATCCTCAACCAGACACCGGTCGAACTTCACAAG CTAACTCTGGAAAAGTCTTCCGACTCGGACGACTTCGGCTTCAGCGTGTCGGACGGCGTTGTGGATCGCGGCGTTTACGTCAACAACATTCGCGGCGGCGGCCCGGCGGAGCGCGGAGGCCTGCGAGCGTACGACCGCCTCCTGCAG ATCAACCACGTGCGCACTCGGGACTTCGACTGCTGCCTGGTAGTTCCGCTCATCGCCGAGTCGTCGAACCGCTTGGATCTGGTCATCAGCCGAAACCCCGCCTCCTCCGCCAACCCGCTGACCAATCACACGGAAGGCACCGTCGGCAGCCACGCCCTTCAGCCAATCGGCAGCCGGAAGGAAGCGTGCGAGGACTCCAGCGAGGACGCCGCGCCAATCAAGTGGAAGAAACCCGGGGACGGTCTGGGGGCCGGGCGAGTCACCAACACTTCCGTATAG
- the grip1 gene encoding glutamate receptor-interacting protein 1 isoform X10, giving the protein MPGWKKNIPACLQADQEGDEGPYSKDSAGSRPSDGALAIRRQSIPDEFRGCTLVELMKKEGTTLGLTVSGGIDKDGKPRVSNLRQGGIAARSDQLNVGDYIRSVNGINLAKFRHDEIISLLKNVGERVLLEVEYELPPVSVQGSGVTFKTVEVTLHKEGNSFGFVIRGGASEDRNKCRPVVIATVRSGGPADREGSIKPGDRLLSIDGIRLHGNTLAEAMSVLKQSGQEATVLLEYDVSVMDSVSSASGPLLVEVAKATGSSLGVALSSSMFCSKQVIVIDKVKPASIADRCGALYAGDHILSVDGKSMEFCSLAEATQLLSASCHNVRMEILPQHQARPALNAPQQALGHTFSPGSMSAYSLSSLNMTIPRNAYPTSPRGTLMRKKHKKKDFKSSLSLASSTVGLAGQVVHTETTEVTLLGDGVVGFGLQLQGGVFATETLSSPPLIAYIDPDSPAERCGILQIGDRILSINGVPTEDSTLEETNQLLRDSSITAQLILEMEFDVAESVIPSSGTFHVKLPKKPGVELGITISSPSNRKAGDPLIISDIKKGSVAHRTGTLELGDKLLAIDNIRVETCSMEEAAQILQQCEELVKLKIRKDEDNSDEQEVSGSIIYTVELQRYGGPLGITISGTEEPFDPIVISSLTKGGLAERTGAIHVGDRILAINSSSLKGKPLSEAISLLQQAGETVTLKIKKHGELSSPKSRAIGEGGEEPLVVAAPPSGQGMFGTLPSVDSAVESWDGSNMDASFTSPVPSFQSSPFTFHEWRDAKTSNNQSPASSRQRTDPPSDLSGLHDDWEHAALGGFTVGHDGTEPDQEENFWSQALEDLETCGHSGILRELEATIMSGSTLSLNHEPVHSRTSLGRQASFQERSSTRPQATPRSNTLPSDPQRRAFAMKKMRQEVNDILNQTPVELHKLTLEKSSDSDDFGFSVSDGVVDRGVYVNNIRGGGPAERGGLRAYDRLLQINHVRTRDFDCCLVVPLIAESSNRLDLVISRNPASSANPLTNHTEGTVGSHALQPIGSRKEACEDSSEDAAPIKWKKPGDGLGAGRVTNTSV; this is encoded by the exons ATGCCCGGCTGGAAGAAGAACATCCCAGCCTGTCTACAAGCGGATCAGGAAGGCG ATGAAGGTCCGTACAGCAAAGACTCGGCGGGCTCGCGACCGTCAGACGGCGCGCTGGCCATCAGGAGGCAGAGCATACCAg ACGAGTTCCGGGGATGCACGCTGGTGGAGTTGATGAAGAAGGAGGGCACCACGCTGGGGCTGACCGTGTCGGGCGGGATCGACAAGGACGGGAAGCCGCGGGTGTCCAACCTGAGGCAAGGAGGAATCGCCGCCAG GAGCGACCAGCTGAACGTCGGCGACTACATCCGCTCGGTGAACGGCATCAACTTGGCCAAGTTCCGTCACGACGAGATCATCAGTCTGCTGAAGAACGTGGGCGAGCGGGTGCTGCTGGAGGTGGAGTACGAGCTGCCGCCCGTCT CCGTGCAGGGTTCGGGCGTCACGTTCAAGACGGTGGAGGTGACGCTCCACAAGGAAGGGAACAGCTTCGGATTCGTCATCAGAG GCGGAGCCAGCGAAGACAGGAACAAGTGTCGGCCCGTCGTCATAGCAACCGTACGCTCAGGAGGGCCAGCTGACAG ggAGGGCAGCATCAAACCTGGCGACCGTCTGCTGAGCATCGACGGCATCCGTCTCCACGGCAACACGCTGGCGGAGGCCATGAGCGTCCTGAAGCAGAGCGGCCAGGAAGCGACCGTGCTGCTGGAGTACGACGTCTCCGTCATGG ACTCCGTGTCCTCGGCTTCGGGTCCTCTGCTGGTGGAGGTCGCCAAGGCGACGGGCTCCAGCCTGGGCGTGGCTCTGTCTTCGTCCATGTTCTGCAGCAAGCAGGTCATCGTCATTGACAAAGTTAAACCGGCCAGCATAGCCGACAG gtGCGGCGCTCTCTACGCAGGAGATCACATCCTGTCCGTGGACGGCAAATCTATGGAGTTCTGCTCTCTGGCCGAAGCCACGCAGCTGCTGTCCGCCTCCTGCCACAACGTCCGCATGGAGATCCTGCCCCAGCACCAGGCCCGACCGGCCCTGAACGCACCGCAGCAAG CGTTGGGCCACACGTTCTCTCCGGGCTCCATGTCGGCGTACAGTCTGTCGTCGCTCAACATGACCATCCCGAGGAACGCGTACCCCACGAGTCCGCGGGGCACGCTCATGAGGAAGAAGCACAAGAAGAAGGACTTCAAGAGCTCCT TGTCCCTGGCGTCCAGCACAGTGGGGCTGGCCGGTCAGGTGGTCCACACGGAGACCACGGAGGTGACGTTGCTAGGCGACGGCGTCGTGGGCTTCGGCCTGCAGCTGCAAGGCGGCGTCTTCGCCACCGAGACGCTCTCGTCGCCGCCGCTCATCGCTTACATCGACCCCGACAGTCCTGCCGAAAG atgtgGCATCCTGCAGATCGGCGACAGGATCTTGTCCATAAATGGAGTTCCTACAGAAGACTCCACTTTGGAAGAAACCAATCAGCTGCTCAGAGACTCCTCCATTACTGCACAACTCATCTTGGAGATGGAGTTTGACGTGGCTG AATCGGTCATCCCGTCGTCCGGAACGTTCCATGTGAAGCTCCCCAAGAAACCGGGAGTGGAGTTGGGAATCACCATCAGCT CGCCATCGAACAGAAAAGCAGGAGACCCTCTCATCATTTCGGACATCAAGAAGGGCAGCGTTGCTCacag GACGGGGACGCTGGAGCTGGGAGACAAGCTGCTGGCCATCGACAACATCCGCGTGGAGACGTGCTCCATGGAGGAGGCCGCGCAGATCCTGCAGCAGTGCGAGGAGCTCGTCAAGCTCAAAATACGCAAAGACGAGGACAACTCCG ACGAGCAGGAGGTGTCGGGGAGCATCATCTACACGGTGGAGCTGCAACGCTACGGAGGCCCGCTGGGGATCACCATCTCGGGCACCGAGGAGCCTTTCGACCCCATCGTCATCTCCTCGCTCACCAAGGGAGGCCTGGCAGAGAG GACCGGCGCCATCCACGTGGGCGACCGCATCCTGGCCATCAACAGCAGCAGCCTGAAGGGCAAACCCCTGAGCGAGGCCATCAGTCTCCTGCAGCAGGCGGGCGAGACGGTCACGCTCAAGATCAAGAAGCACGGCGAGC TGTCCAGTCCCAAGTCGCGCGCGATCGGCGAGGGAGGGGAGGAGCCCCTCGTCGTGGCGGCGCCCCCTTCGGGGCAGGGGATGTTCGGCACGCTGCCGTCCGTCGACAGCGCGGTCGAGTCCTGGGACGGTTCCAACATGGACGCCAGCTTCACCAGCCCGG TTCCTTCCTTCCAGTCGTCACCGTTCACCTTCCACGAGTGGCGCGACGCCAAGACGAGCAACAACCAATCGCCCGCCTCCTCTCGCCAGAGAACCGATCCGCCGTCAGACCTGTCAGGCCTCCACGACGACTGGGAACACGCCGCGCTCGGCGG GTTCACGGTTGGTCATGACGGGACAGAACCGGACCAGGAGGAGAACTTCTGGTCTCAGGCTCTGGAGGATCTGGAGACGTGCGGACACAGTGGAATCCTCAGAGAACTGGAG GCAACCATCATGTCCGGCTCCACCCTCAGTCTGAACCACGAGCCGGTGCACTCTCGAACCTCGTTGGGCCGCCAGGCCAGCTTCCAGGAACGCAGCAGCACCCGCCCCCAG GCGACCCCGCGCTCCAACACCTTGCCCTCCGACCCCCAGCGCCGAGCCTTCGCCATGAAGAAGATGAGACAGGAAGTCAACGACATCCTCAACCAGACACCGGTCGAACTTCACAAG CTAACTCTGGAAAAGTCTTCCGACTCGGACGACTTCGGCTTCAGCGTGTCGGACGGCGTTGTGGATCGCGGCGTTTACGTCAACAACATTCGCGGCGGCGGCCCGGCGGAGCGCGGAGGCCTGCGAGCGTACGACCGCCTCCTGCAG ATCAACCACGTGCGCACTCGGGACTTCGACTGCTGCCTGGTAGTTCCGCTCATCGCCGAGTCGTCGAACCGCTTGGATCTGGTCATCAGCCGAAACCCCGCCTCCTCCGCCAACCCGCTGACCAATCACACGGAAGGCACCGTCGGCAGCCACGCCCTTCAGCCAATCGGCAGCCGGAAGGAAGCGTGCGAGGACTCCAGCGAGGACGCCGCGCCAATCAAGTGGAAGAAACCCGGGGACGGTCTGGGGGCCGGGCGAGTCACCAACACTTCCGTATAG
- the grip1 gene encoding glutamate receptor-interacting protein 1 isoform X4, giving the protein MPGWKKNIPACLQADQEGDEGPYSKDSAGSRPSDGALAIRRQSIPDEFRGCTLVELMKKEGTTLGLTVSGGIDKDGKPRVSNLRQGGIAARSDQLNVGDYIRSVNGINLAKFRHDEIISLLKNVGERVLLEVEYELPPVSVQGSGVTFKTVEVTLHKEGNSFGFVIRGGASEDRNKCRPVVIATVRSGGPADREGSIKPGDRLLSIDGIRLHGNTLAEAMSVLKQSGQEATVLLEYDVSVMDSVSSASGPLLVEVAKATGSSLGVALSSSMFCSKQVIVIDKVKPASIADRCGALYAGDHILSVDGKSMEFCSLAEATQLLSASCHNVRMEILPQHQARPALNAPQQALGHTFSPGSMSAYSLSSLNMTIPRNAYPTSPRGTLMRKKHKKKDFKSSLSLASSTVGLAGQVVHTETTEVTLLGDGVVGFGLQLQGGVFATETLSSPPLIAYIDPDSPAERCGILQIGDRILSINGVPTEDSTLEETNQLLRDSSITAQLILEMEFDVAESVIPSSGTFHVKLPKKPGVELGITISSPSNRKAGDPLIISDIKKGSVAHRTGTLELGDKLLAIDNIRVETCSMEEAAQILQQCEELVKLKIRKDEDNSDEQEVSGSIIYTVELQRYGGPLGITISGTEEPFDPIVISSLTKGGLAERTGAIHVGDRILAINSSSLKGKPLSEAISLLQQAGETVTLKIKKHGELSSPKSRAIGEGGEEPLVVAAPPSGQGMFGTLPSVDSAVESWDGSNMDASFTSPVPSFQSSPFTFHEWRDAKTSNNQSPASSRQRTDPPSDLSGLHDDWEHAALGGFTVGHDGTEPDQEENFWSQALEDLETCGHSGILRELEVRAHMNNMPDGAGLCEICRPMKSFLEFSENKVEKKRTGCFPGAGKGEAAPHWGNHHVRLHPQSEPRAGALSNLVGPPGQLPGTQQHPPPGDPALQHLALRPPAPSLRHEEDETGSQRHPQPDTGRTSQANSGKVFRLGRLRLQRVGRRCGSRRLRQQHSRRRPGGARRPASVRPPPADQPRAHSGLRLLPGSSAHRRVVEPLGSGHQPKPRLLRQPADQSHGRHRRQPRPSANRQPEGSVRGLQRGRRANQVEETRGRSGGRASHQHFRIGPPWCYTQPLNFDLLRQPESTPTLPGLHPDLDSDPTRVPLEPLISFLI; this is encoded by the exons ATGCCCGGCTGGAAGAAGAACATCCCAGCCTGTCTACAAGCGGATCAGGAAGGCG ATGAAGGTCCGTACAGCAAAGACTCGGCGGGCTCGCGACCGTCAGACGGCGCGCTGGCCATCAGGAGGCAGAGCATACCAg ACGAGTTCCGGGGATGCACGCTGGTGGAGTTGATGAAGAAGGAGGGCACCACGCTGGGGCTGACCGTGTCGGGCGGGATCGACAAGGACGGGAAGCCGCGGGTGTCCAACCTGAGGCAAGGAGGAATCGCCGCCAG GAGCGACCAGCTGAACGTCGGCGACTACATCCGCTCGGTGAACGGCATCAACTTGGCCAAGTTCCGTCACGACGAGATCATCAGTCTGCTGAAGAACGTGGGCGAGCGGGTGCTGCTGGAGGTGGAGTACGAGCTGCCGCCCGTCT CCGTGCAGGGTTCGGGCGTCACGTTCAAGACGGTGGAGGTGACGCTCCACAAGGAAGGGAACAGCTTCGGATTCGTCATCAGAG GCGGAGCCAGCGAAGACAGGAACAAGTGTCGGCCCGTCGTCATAGCAACCGTACGCTCAGGAGGGCCAGCTGACAG ggAGGGCAGCATCAAACCTGGCGACCGTCTGCTGAGCATCGACGGCATCCGTCTCCACGGCAACACGCTGGCGGAGGCCATGAGCGTCCTGAAGCAGAGCGGCCAGGAAGCGACCGTGCTGCTGGAGTACGACGTCTCCGTCATGG ACTCCGTGTCCTCGGCTTCGGGTCCTCTGCTGGTGGAGGTCGCCAAGGCGACGGGCTCCAGCCTGGGCGTGGCTCTGTCTTCGTCCATGTTCTGCAGCAAGCAGGTCATCGTCATTGACAAAGTTAAACCGGCCAGCATAGCCGACAG gtGCGGCGCTCTCTACGCAGGAGATCACATCCTGTCCGTGGACGGCAAATCTATGGAGTTCTGCTCTCTGGCCGAAGCCACGCAGCTGCTGTCCGCCTCCTGCCACAACGTCCGCATGGAGATCCTGCCCCAGCACCAGGCCCGACCGGCCCTGAACGCACCGCAGCAAG CGTTGGGCCACACGTTCTCTCCGGGCTCCATGTCGGCGTACAGTCTGTCGTCGCTCAACATGACCATCCCGAGGAACGCGTACCCCACGAGTCCGCGGGGCACGCTCATGAGGAAGAAGCACAAGAAGAAGGACTTCAAGAGCTCCT TGTCCCTGGCGTCCAGCACAGTGGGGCTGGCCGGTCAGGTGGTCCACACGGAGACCACGGAGGTGACGTTGCTAGGCGACGGCGTCGTGGGCTTCGGCCTGCAGCTGCAAGGCGGCGTCTTCGCCACCGAGACGCTCTCGTCGCCGCCGCTCATCGCTTACATCGACCCCGACAGTCCTGCCGAAAG atgtgGCATCCTGCAGATCGGCGACAGGATCTTGTCCATAAATGGAGTTCCTACAGAAGACTCCACTTTGGAAGAAACCAATCAGCTGCTCAGAGACTCCTCCATTACTGCACAACTCATCTTGGAGATGGAGTTTGACGTGGCTG AATCGGTCATCCCGTCGTCCGGAACGTTCCATGTGAAGCTCCCCAAGAAACCGGGAGTGGAGTTGGGAATCACCATCAGCT CGCCATCGAACAGAAAAGCAGGAGACCCTCTCATCATTTCGGACATCAAGAAGGGCAGCGTTGCTCacag GACGGGGACGCTGGAGCTGGGAGACAAGCTGCTGGCCATCGACAACATCCGCGTGGAGACGTGCTCCATGGAGGAGGCCGCGCAGATCCTGCAGCAGTGCGAGGAGCTCGTCAAGCTCAAAATACGCAAAGACGAGGACAACTCCG ACGAGCAGGAGGTGTCGGGGAGCATCATCTACACGGTGGAGCTGCAACGCTACGGAGGCCCGCTGGGGATCACCATCTCGGGCACCGAGGAGCCTTTCGACCCCATCGTCATCTCCTCGCTCACCAAGGGAGGCCTGGCAGAGAG GACCGGCGCCATCCACGTGGGCGACCGCATCCTGGCCATCAACAGCAGCAGCCTGAAGGGCAAACCCCTGAGCGAGGCCATCAGTCTCCTGCAGCAGGCGGGCGAGACGGTCACGCTCAAGATCAAGAAGCACGGCGAGC TGTCCAGTCCCAAGTCGCGCGCGATCGGCGAGGGAGGGGAGGAGCCCCTCGTCGTGGCGGCGCCCCCTTCGGGGCAGGGGATGTTCGGCACGCTGCCGTCCGTCGACAGCGCGGTCGAGTCCTGGGACGGTTCCAACATGGACGCCAGCTTCACCAGCCCGG TTCCTTCCTTCCAGTCGTCACCGTTCACCTTCCACGAGTGGCGCGACGCCAAGACGAGCAACAACCAATCGCCCGCCTCCTCTCGCCAGAGAACCGATCCGCCGTCAGACCTGTCAGGCCTCCACGACGACTGGGAACACGCCGCGCTCGGCGG GTTCACGGTTGGTCATGACGGGACAGAACCGGACCAGGAGGAGAACTTCTGGTCTCAGGCTCTGGAGGATCTGGAGACGTGCGGACACAGTGGAATCCTCAGAGAACTGGAGGTGCGCGCGCACATGAATAACATGCCAGATGGGGCGGGACTCTGCGAAATCTGTCGACCCATGAAAAGCTTTTTAGAGTTCAGTGAAaacaaagtggagaaaaaaaggacTGGTTGTTTTCCAGGAGCCGGAAAAGGCGAGGCGGCACCTCACTGGG GCAACCATCATGTCCGGCTCCACCCTCAGTCTGAACCACGAGCCGGTGCACTCTCGAACCTCGTTGGGCCGCCAGGCCAGCTTCCAGGAACGCAGCAGCACCCGCCCCCAG GCGACCCCGCGCTCCAACACCTTGCCCTCCGACCCCCAGCGCCGAGCCTTCGCCATGAAGAAGATGAGACAGGAAGTCAACGACATCCTCAACCAGACACCGGTCGAACTTCACAAG CTAACTCTGGAAAAGTCTTCCGACTCGGACGACTTCGGCTTCAGCGTGTCGGACGGCGTTGTGGATCGCGGCGTTTACGTCAACAACATTCGCGGCGGCGGCCCGGCGGAGCGCGGAGGCCTGCGAGCGTACGACCGCCTCCTGCAG ATCAACCACGTGCGCACTCGGGACTTCGACTGCTGCCTGGTAGTTCCGCTCATCGCCGAGTCGTCGAACCGCTTGGATCTGGTCATCAGCCGAAACCCCGCCTCCTCCGCCAACCCGCTGACCAATCACACGGAAGGCACCGTCGGCAGCCACGCCCTTCAGCCAATCGGCAGCCGGAAGGAAGCGTGCGAGGACTCCAGCGAGGACGCCGCGCCAATCAAGTGGAAGAAACCCGGGGACGGTCTGGGGGCCGGGCGAGTCACCAACACTTCCGTATAGGGCCCCCTTGGTGCTACACACAACCTCTGAACTTTGACCTGCTAAGGCAGCCTGAAAGCACACCCACACTTCCTGGTCTTCATCCTGATCTGGATTCGGATCCTACTCGTGTCCCACTGGAACCCCTGATCTCATTCCTGATTTGA